Genomic DNA from Candidatus Nitrosopumilus koreensis AR1:
GACAAAGAAAAGTATGAAAAAGCAGTAAAGCTTGCAAAAGAAATTGAAAAAATCAAAGATAGAATTGTAAAAGATATGAAGAGTGCGGATCCAAAAATTAGTAGAATTGCTACTGCATGTTATTTGATTTACAGAACTGCTATGAGAGTGGGAGATGAAAAGGATCCAGAAGAAGCAGATACTGTTGGTGCAACTACCCTAAGAAAAGAACATATCAAAATTACTTCAGATGCAATAGAATTTGACTTTTTAGGAAAAGACAGCGTCAGATGGCAAGAGACAGTCAAAGCAGAAGGACAAGACAAACAATTTCAAGAAAACCTCAAGAAATTAGTAGAAAAGAAAAAACCAAAAGATGAGATTTTTCACGATATAACTTCACGACATGTTAATGCATATTATTCTAGTATTGTAAAGGGACTTACTGCAAAAGTATTCAGAACATATCTGGCAACAACCGTGGTCAAAGATTATCTAAAAGAACATGACAACATGAAGGGAAAATCAGACAATGAGAAACTATACCATGCAAAACTAGCAAATCTTGAAGCCGCAATTATGTGTAATCACAAACGAACCATACCAAAAACGTTTGAGCAGTCATTACAAAAAAAGAAAGATACTCTCAAGAACAGGGAAAAAGAAAAAGCATGGGAGAAAACACAGCAGACCCTCAAAAAAGTAGAATCAACTGAGCCAAAGACAGAGACTCAAAAAAAGAACAAGGCAAAAAGAATCAAGACATTAAATGAGCAAATCAAGAAACAAAAACAAAAACACAAAGAACGAATTGAGAAACTAAAGTTACAGGTTGACTTGTCAGAAAGGACTAGGGATTACAATCTTGGAACGTCACTTAGAAATTACATAGATCCACGTGTTTTCAAGGCATGGACTGATGAGGTAGGTGCAGAATGGGAGAAATTGTATACTGCTGCACTTCAAAAGAAGTTCCTCTGGGTCAAAAATGAAAACGTAAAGTGGAAGGAAATTAAATAATTAAAAAAGATTACTTGGGAACATATTCAAAGCCAGGTCCCCATGTAGAGCGCTGTCTCTTTTGATAATCCTTTGAAGACTCTACATCTCCTTTCTTAGGATCATTCATGCCAAGGTGAGGGTCTATCGGAGAATAACCCGAGCATTCAAAATGGAATTCATTTGTTAGTGCAAATCCATTGTAAAAGCTTTCTTCAAGATCATGTTCTGTTTTAAGAATATAATCAGTTACATGGCAACTTGAATAATCATATCCTCTAGCAAGAACATCTCCATACATCAAATCAATTTTTACATTAAACAATTCATCATTAGAAGAAACCCCAGTTGATTTTGCACCAGCCTTTCTAGCATTATCAACCACATCATAAAGCAATGGGGTTACTCCAGGCACTCCTACAAGTTCAAATGTAGGATTTGCTCTTGCAATCAGATTACCCTGATAAAACTCAGGAAATTCTACAATCTCAGTTCCACTATCAAAACTAAATGTAGCCACGGCTTTAGGACCAGTACCCATGTTATAATCAACTGTGACAGGCTCAGGTTCATTGTCTGGATTTACAGGACTCAATCCAGAACACTCAACATCAAGAATTTCTGCAGTAGCAAATCCGCGTTTTCCAGTATACCCTTCTTCTTTATCTTGCAAAGTTAGTATATCATATCCACTTACAATACAGCCCTCATATTCAAGTCCACGTATTTTTTGTTCAGGTACTGCTGTTAATCCACTCAATTTTTCAGGAATTACAAATTCTACATTAACATCAAAGTCTTCATTAAAACTTGTCGCAAGGCCATCAACTTTTTGAGATTTTATAATTGCATTGTCAATTAATGGGTGAGGTAGCACTGCAGTGATTATTTGGAAGCTTGGAGTTCCAATATCTTCCTCACTAAATCCTCCAGTTGATGTAAAGATTACAGATTCTATCTTTTCAGCACCATTATCAAAGTCAAATGTTAGAAAAGTTCGTAAATCATTTGCTTGTTTGAATGGCAATGCGCCATAATCTGTAAAAGTTCTTTCTCCAGGACGTACACTTGGAAAATTTTCTTTTTGATTGATTGATACACCACCGCAGTTAAACTCTATGGAATTGACAATAGCAAATCCAGAGTTTGCTGCATGATAGGATTCATAATCATCATTTTGGGTTGTTACAGAATGTGAAGTGATTTCACAGTTTCTGTATGAGAATGATTTCAAGGTTGTATCAGCTTGCATTATTTTTACATCCGCATCAAAAAATCTATGATCATATTCAAATGCACTACCGCCAGTTAATTTTGCTAGTCTGAATTTGTATGCTTCATCTAATGCCATATGAAGATGAGGGTTATGACCAACTACACCTTCCATCGAAAAACTAGTTCCAGAACCAGATACTATATCAGAAGTAGTTGAAAAGACAGGGAAATTTACAGTTTCAACACCGTCTCTAAAATGAAAAGTCGCCACATTGTGTATTCCTGCTACAAAATCATATTCATGAGGAATTCCCTCATCATCTGCAAATGCCATGTTTGAAGATACTTGAGAATACATTAGAATTGTTGAGATTATTAGAATGGATGTCAGAAAAGCGGTTTTTTGAAAAAATCTCTTCATTGAGGCCAATATTCCAAAAAAGAAGTTAAAGAGTGAGTATTCATTGCAAGGCAGTGTATTTTTTTGAAAAAATTTAGTTATAAAAAAACAAAAATGCAAGCAAAATTTTGAAAGAATCATTTAATTTCCCATATTTTCAGGCATATACTATGCCGGGGTAGCTCAGCCTGGTTAGAGTGCCAGTTACTTGGTAAACTCTAGCGGTTCTCCAACTAAGGCAATACTCATAATCTGGAGGTCGCGAGTTCGAAACTCGCCCCCGGCACACATACGGCATCCAACTAAAGATGCAATACAGTACCAGGTTCAAAACTATGTAGAACTATGCAATTTTCACAGGGTATCTAACTACACTGCAATGGAGTTTAATTCACGTGGGCTTGGATAATTAGGATATTTTGAATAATTTTTTTGCATGTTTATACATGAAACCATCCCTGAACTCACTTTTGATTTTCAATTTTGCAACAAAATTAAGATAAGAATCCATTGTACTTATTGGCCAATCAGTACCGTATAGAAGATAACGAGGTTCACCTGCATAGTTGATAAGCTCTGCAACTTTTTCCTTTATCATTTTTTCAAAATAATGATCAAACGAACCTATTACCAATCCAGAAACGTCTGCATACACATTCTTATTTTTGTAGAGAACTTCTTGGGCATCTTGAATCCAAGGATTTCCTAAATGACACATAACAATTTTTAGTTCAGGATTGTCTACTGCAACCTCATCTAGGTTAAGTGGTCTTGCAAAACGCAACTTTCCCTTTTCAGAATAAGTATCTCCCGTATGAAACATCACAGGAATGCCAAACTCTATGCATGTATCATAGACTTTTTGGTAACGCTCGTCATACGGATAATAATGCTCATATCCAGAATAAATCTTCATGGCTTTGATTTTACCGTCTTTTATCCATTGCCGATACTTTCGCAAGTCATCATCTGTATGGTTGTCAATGGTAAATCCTGCTGCAATCCCTAAATTGTCATATTTTTGAATGGCGTCAATGATCTGTTTTGTTGATGGACGTTCAGAATTGACTTTGTAAGAAGACAGTATTATGGCATAATCTACATTATTGTTGGTCATCTCAGTTTGAAGTGCGTTTAAACGATCTTCCAAGTTTGGAACATTCTGAAGTAGTTCGTATTGATTTATGTGAACGTGGCAATCAATGATCATTGTCTACAAAATTGGGGTTTTTCCATTCAATAAAAGTTGCATAGTTTAGAGACCTAGAATCTTTGATGTAATTTGGCAGAATTTTGATAAATCTGAACCCATTTCTTAATTGGAATGATAAAACAGGTTCTCGTATTTCATGGCGTTTGACCTTTTTGACATAATCAATCGGAGTCAATGATTCTGCATGTTCACAGTAATTGAAGATTCTTCCGCCTGCAATAATCCTTTTTAGTCCTAATTTTATTGCAAGATCCTTTCGGGCATTATACAATTTTGTGGCAATTCCCAATCGTCTAAAATCAGGATGAGTTAATACCTCTGCTCCATAAAGAGTATCTCCTTTCGGATCATGATTTTTAAACATGCTATCTCCACAGACTTCTCTCCACGAATGTTCTTTGTATTCAGGATTTAATGTGATTATCAAACTACTAGACGAACCAACTATCATGTCTTTGTATTCTGCTACAATCTGCCCCTCAGGAAATTTGTTTATATGCTCTTTGAGGTGCTTGGGTTTCCAATAGACCCCTTCAGCTGCCATGTAAGGAAAGGCAACTTTTTCTAATTCAATAATTTTTGAGATATCCTCCAAATCCATTTTACGGACAGTTACATAGTTTTTAGTATTCATGTTATTTTTAGCAATTTTATAGTATTTTTTTACAAATAAAAGAATTCAGAGAATTGGTTGAATGTGTATGGGATTTGATCTCAGGGAATTAGACTAGTTTGAACATTTTTGTTTTATCTTTATTATGCAAAGATATGTCATGATTCCTTGTGTTGAACAACCCAGTCTTTGATTGCCATGTCTGTGCGATGTTTCTGACATCTGACATGAGGACATGGAATCAATCTAGTGCATTCTGGCTCTTCACATTTTCTATATGATCCTGGAATGTTGGTTCCTTTAGGAGAAATTAATGTCATGTTAATTTTTTGACCGTTTAGAACTGCTCTTTTTCAAATGGGTTTTTTCGTGTTTGCGTACTTCATCAAACGTGTATGATGTTCCAATCCAATGAAAATCGCATTGACTGCATCGATACTTCATTTTTTAAGACACCTACACCCACAGTCAAACATTCCAGCTTTTTCCATGCATTGTTCATGATGTTCGTTATAGCACTTGTTACAGGTTATCATCTATGAAGACCTCTTTACCAGATGAGTCTTTTCATGGAGAAGTAATTGCTGGATGTTATCTTCAGCTGCATCCCAAGTGAAATTGCAGTGTTTGCAACGATATGTCATTATTTGGCGGTACTCTCTGATTTCTTTTTTTCAGATTCTGTGAATGCATTTACATCACTAGCACTTTCGGTTTTACAAGAACCAATTTTCAGTTTTTCAAGTATTTTTTTAAACATACTTTATCTAGTTTATCTACGATATATACCGGCGTAATTCAACAAAAATTCCAATAATGTTAATCCTTACAAATTTCATAAAAATAAAAAAAGAGGTTTTGAGAATATCTGAAAATAATCTAGTTTAAAATTAATCAAACGAAACTAATCTAAAATCTTCTACTTTCTATGTTTTGGCAAACATTCTTTGCAATATACGGGTCTATCCTGTTTTGGTTCGAAAGGAACTTCAGAATCTTTACCACAGTCAGCACATGTACATGGGTACATTTTTCTTTCTTGTGACATACTTTTGATGAATTTCTTAGCTATAAGAACCGGTGTATTTGGGGGAAAAAGATCAATAATACATCTTGTTCTTATAATAGAAGAAAAGACAAGAGCATGAAAATAAAAACCACAAATATGACTAATTGTGTGGGTATTTCAAATTTCAACGGGCTTGATTTGATGCAATATGAATTATAGAAAATCTATTCTTTACTATCTTAACATATTGGATTCAGAATATGAAGAAAATAATGAGACCTTATCAGATGATTAAGAAAATTTTTTGATGAGATAAAATATGCCAGCGTAAACTCAAAAATCAAAGGCAAGAATAGATCACTATGTGATTGGGATTAGGCACAAAAAATAATTGCAAAATAAGCCAGTTATTATATGATGAATAACAATTGATTGCGGAATGATTTTTTGGTTTTAGAAGTTATCAAGAGCGACTCTTTCTGCAATCGTTGTGGAAAAAATAGTGTGATTTCAGATAATGAGACAGGGGAAAGATTTTGTGATAAATGTGGTTTTGTAATTAGAGAAACATTACAATCATCAGGCCCAGAATGGAGGTCGTTTGCAAAAGAAGGAGGTACTGATCCAACCAGAACAGGAGCACCAACGTCGCTTACGATGCATGACAGAGGACTGTCCACAGTTATTAGTCAAAGTAACAGAGATGCTACTGGTAAGCCACTTTCAACATCTATGAAAAGTACCATTGAAAGACTGCGAACTTGGGATAGCAGAAGTAAAGTAACTTCATCTGCAGATAAAAATCTCAGACAGGCACTTGGTCAGTTATCTGTACTTAAAGACAAACTTTCACTTTCTGATTCTGTAAATGAAAAAGCATCATACATTTACAGAAAAGCATTAGAAAATGGACTAGTAAAAGGCCGCTCCATATCAGCATTAATTGCAGCATCAATATATGCAGCATGCAGAGATACTGAAACTCCTAGAACTCTAAAAGATGTTGCCGATGCAGGTAACATTAAGAAAAAAGATATTTCCAGATGTTATAGAATATTGCATTATGAATTGGAACTCAAGATGCCTGTTGTAAATCCAATTCAATGTATTGCAAGAATTTCAAGTAAATTACGAATAACAGAAAAATCAAAGCGCTATGCAATCAAAGTACTTCAAGTTGCTCAAGAACATGAAGAAAGTGCTGG
This window encodes:
- a CDS encoding amidohydrolase family protein, with the protein product MIIDCHVHINQYELLQNVPNLEDRLNALQTEMTNNNVDYAIILSSYKVNSERPSTKQIIDAIQKYDNLGIAAGFTIDNHTDDDLRKYRQWIKDGKIKAMKIYSGYEHYYPYDERYQKVYDTCIEFGIPVMFHTGDTYSEKGKLRFARPLNLDEVAVDNPELKIVMCHLGNPWIQDAQEVLYKNKNVYADVSGLVIGSFDHYFEKMIKEKVAELINYAGEPRYLLYGTDWPISTMDSYLNFVAKLKIKSEFRDGFMYKHAKKLFKIS
- a CDS encoding GNAT family N-acetyltransferase; translation: MDLEDISKIIELEKVAFPYMAAEGVYWKPKHLKEHINKFPEGQIVAEYKDMIVGSSSSLIITLNPEYKEHSWREVCGDSMFKNHDPKGDTLYGAEVLTHPDFRRLGIATKLYNARKDLAIKLGLKRIIAGGRIFNYCEHAESLTPIDYVKKVKRHEIREPVLSFQLRNGFRFIKILPNYIKDSRSLNYATFIEWKNPNFVDNDH
- a CDS encoding DNA topoisomerase I; protein product: MKWKTLQHNGILFPPAYEAQGIKIKIKGEKINLSLEQEEMVYQWAKKKDTPYAQDKVFQKNFTADFAKTLDSKFKKISYEDIDFSDAYKLVDKEKDLKEMMTKEEKKAIAAKRKELREELKAKYGVAIMDGIKVEVGNYMAEPPGIFIGRGEHPLRGRWKPRVTPKDVTLNMGKEAKIPEGKWGKIIHDKDSMWLASWMDFLTQKRKYVWLADTAGLKQDRDKEKYEKAVKLAKEIEKIKDRIVKDMKSADPKISRIATACYLIYRTAMRVGDEKDPEEADTVGATTLRKEHIKITSDAIEFDFLGKDSVRWQETVKAEGQDKQFQENLKKLVEKKKPKDEIFHDITSRHVNAYYSSIVKGLTAKVFRTYLATTVVKDYLKEHDNMKGKSDNEKLYHAKLANLEAAIMCNHKRTIPKTFEQSLQKKKDTLKNREKEKAWEKTQQTLKKVESTEPKTETQKKNKAKRIKTLNEQIKKQKQKHKERIEKLKLQVDLSERTRDYNLGTSLRNYIDPRVFKAWTDEVGAEWEKLYTAALQKKFLWVKNENVKWKEIK
- a CDS encoding CxxC-x17-CxxC domain-containing protein, translating into MSQERKMYPCTCADCGKDSEVPFEPKQDRPVYCKECLPKHRK
- a CDS encoding transcription initiation factor IIB gives rise to the protein MVLEVIKSDSFCNRCGKNSVISDNETGERFCDKCGFVIRETLQSSGPEWRSFAKEGGTDPTRTGAPTSLTMHDRGLSTVISQSNRDATGKPLSTSMKSTIERLRTWDSRSKVTSSADKNLRQALGQLSVLKDKLSLSDSVNEKASYIYRKALENGLVKGRSISALIAASIYAACRDTETPRTLKDVADAGNIKKKDISRCYRILHYELELKMPVVNPIQCIARISSKLRITEKSKRYAIKVLQVAQEHEESAGKDPMGIAAAALYLACVKNNEYVTQRDVAEASNVTEVTIRNRYKGLRLDQDTELQVK